From Paracoccus aminovorans, one genomic window encodes:
- a CDS encoding lysine--tRNA ligase, whose translation MTALRDAAMKSKAWPFEEARRVLKRYEKKDPEKGFVLFETGYGPSGLPHIGTFGEVARTTMIRRAFEMISDIPTRLFCFSDDMDGMRKVPENVPQQEMLKQHLQEPLTTVPDPFGEYDSFGGHNNAMLRRFLDTFGFEYEFISATEFYKSGQFDATLLKAAEKYDAIMEVMLASLREERQQTYSCFLPISPKTGKVLYVPIKHVDAKAGTITFDDEDGQELTLPVTGGHVKLQWKPDFGARWAALDVDFEMYGKDHSTNTPIYDGICKILGGRPPEHFTYELFLDQHGQKISKSKGNGLSIDEWLTYAATESLSYFMFQKPKTAKRMYFDVIPKAVDEYHQQLRAWPDQTPEQQLANPVWHIHGGAVPASDMVVPFQMLLNLASVAGAKDKSGLWGFIRRYAPEASAETNPTLDAAAEFAVRYFNDFVAPTRVFRAPSEVERRALEDLAGRLAAWDQPADAEALQTMVFAIGREHGFEPMKDWFQALYQVLLGADQGPRFGGFIALYGIEETRALIERALAGELAAPANA comes from the coding sequence ATGACCGCCCTGCGTGACGCCGCGATGAAATCCAAGGCCTGGCCCTTCGAGGAGGCCCGCCGCGTGCTGAAGCGCTATGAGAAGAAGGACCCGGAAAAGGGCTTTGTGCTGTTCGAGACCGGCTACGGCCCCTCGGGCCTGCCGCATATCGGCACCTTCGGCGAGGTGGCGCGCACGACGATGATCCGCCGGGCCTTCGAGATGATCTCGGACATTCCGACGCGGCTGTTCTGTTTCTCGGACGACATGGACGGCATGCGCAAGGTGCCCGAGAACGTGCCGCAGCAGGAGATGCTGAAACAGCACCTGCAGGAGCCGCTGACCACCGTGCCGGATCCGTTCGGCGAATACGACAGCTTCGGCGGCCATAACAACGCCATGCTGCGCCGGTTCCTCGACACCTTCGGCTTCGAGTATGAATTCATCAGCGCGACCGAATTCTACAAATCGGGCCAGTTCGATGCGACGCTGCTGAAGGCGGCCGAGAAATACGACGCCATCATGGAGGTCATGCTGGCGTCCTTGCGCGAGGAGCGGCAGCAGACCTATTCCTGCTTCCTGCCGATCAGCCCCAAGACCGGCAAGGTGCTTTACGTGCCGATCAAGCATGTCGATGCCAAGGCCGGCACCATCACCTTCGACGACGAGGATGGGCAGGAGCTGACCCTGCCGGTCACCGGCGGCCATGTGAAGCTACAATGGAAGCCCGATTTCGGCGCCCGCTGGGCGGCGCTGGATGTCGATTTCGAGATGTATGGCAAGGACCATTCCACCAATACCCCGATCTATGACGGCATCTGCAAGATCCTGGGGGGGCGGCCGCCCGAGCATTTCACCTATGAGCTGTTCCTGGACCAGCACGGCCAGAAGATCAGCAAATCCAAGGGCAACGGCCTTTCCATCGACGAATGGCTGACCTATGCGGCGACCGAGAGCCTGAGCTATTTCATGTTCCAGAAGCCCAAGACCGCCAAGCGGATGTATTTCGACGTCATCCCCAAGGCGGTGGACGAATACCACCAGCAGCTGCGCGCCTGGCCCGACCAGACGCCCGAGCAGCAGCTGGCGAACCCGGTCTGGCATATCCATGGCGGCGCTGTGCCGGCCAGCGACATGGTGGTGCCGTTCCAGATGCTCTTGAACCTCGCCTCGGTCGCCGGGGCCAAGGACAAGTCGGGGCTGTGGGGCTTCATCCGCCGCTATGCGCCGGAGGCCAGCGCCGAGACCAATCCGACGCTGGATGCGGCGGCGGAGTTCGCGGTGCGTTACTTCAACGATTTCGTGGCGCCGACGCGGGTGTTCCGCGCGCCCAGCGAGGTCGAGCGCCGGGCGCTGGAGGATCTGGCCGGGCGCCTGGCGGCCTGGGACCAGCCCGCCGATGCCGAGGCGCTGCAGACCATGGTCTTCGCCATCGGTCGCGAGCATGGGTTCGAGCCGATGAAGGATTGGTTCCAGGCGCTCTATCAGGTGCTGCTGGGCGCCGATCAGGGGCCGCGCTTCGGCGGGTTCATCGCGCTTTACGGCATCGAGGAAACCCGCGCCCTGATCGAGCGGGCGCTGGCCGGAGAACTTGCCGCCCCGGCAAACGCCTGA
- a CDS encoding tellurite resistance TerB family protein translates to MTDNVPSFSPCDALVAVMVGVSASDQNPRTAELLAIERAVNHTPVFANYDIDRIRAVSQTVLSLFEEEDGLDALFGLVREALPQKMFDTAYVLACDVAASDGRLGEIEAEMLAEIRDQLEIDRLHAAAIELAARARHRLL, encoded by the coding sequence ATGACCGACAATGTTCCCTCGTTCTCGCCCTGCGACGCGCTGGTCGCGGTGATGGTGGGGGTCTCGGCCTCGGACCAGAACCCGCGCACGGCCGAGCTTCTGGCCATCGAGCGGGCGGTGAACCATACGCCGGTCTTCGCCAATTACGACATCGACCGCATCCGCGCCGTGTCGCAGACCGTGCTGAGCCTCTTCGAGGAAGAGGACGGGCTGGACGCGCTGTTCGGCCTGGTGCGCGAGGCGCTGCCGCAGAAGATGTTCGACACCGCCTATGTGCTGGCCTGCGACGTGGCGGCGTCCGACGGGCGGCTGGGCGAGATCGAGGCCGAGATGCTGGCCGAGATCCGCGACCAGCTGGAAATCGACCGGCTGCATGCCGCCGCCATCGAACTGGCGGCGCGGGCGCGGCATCGTCTTTTGTGA